The Oncorhynchus nerka isolate Pitt River linkage group LG12, Oner_Uvic_2.0, whole genome shotgun sequence genome contains the following window.
gaagcacagcaggcctacaaccatgcccatgccaggaccagggccagagttgaaatgacctttggcctcctgaaggcacgctttcactgccttcacaaattaagggtcagccctgttagggcatgtgatattactgtggcttgtgctgtcctccacaatgtggcctgcctgaggaaggagagggcccccagagtgccaccagccatggactgggacaatccggcaatcttccctgatgacgacagtggtcggctgctgagggaccaatatgtgttgaattattttagttagtatgtgtgctttcaattttggttaaatatgtcctgcggtggcagaggaatttgggtttttttgggttcgtttttgacgaatttggcctcttatgatgtttgtgcggtatactgtgtgtaatacaaggctgcaggaggctactgcatccattcatttgtctgttcagttgatgtgtatggatttgtcctgcatttattttagtgtgcagacatgcagggtgtgttatatacagacctttgaatgtgtatgtatcattttgtataatatgcttggattctgtgctttccatcttgtagagtcactgtgacttcagtttcgaaaggagctgatggtttacctgctttgttttgtccttattcaataaaggaacataatgttacacattgtgtttttatattcatatggaatgtgtatttgtttatatgacagagtactagggccacactgaagaaaaaggataaagtcataaatttatgaggctggttctttctgcagaaaagctacatattgtttttacagttttgatacttatgacaatgtgatacttaatattctggcacatcagcatgtctttgtttatgaaaccatactgaagtacaatttcacgaaatgccccacatctgtcattttaacaactgtcctcctttaaaacaactggttacaatattatgacttgtgttttttttcccctctgtggccctaatattctatcattttatatatagccttatagtctatgggaaactgtaaattatctaatgatagcaacatcatctaaaaatcattttttatccaaaatcattgaaattaatgatcacaaacgtttaaataataacagtgggtctagttatatgtgataacaatgtatagtgagcagtgaaataactattggtttccatttgtggtgactgctgactgacattagggatgagattaaatagatcctgaaatttagcctggtctggagcaggctagctccacagaataaatatccatggtaatttataccataacatatcctcctgccccctatccatctttagtgcaaccggattatggatcaattgagccaggatcaccaagatatcctggcttaatcccttatcctagttttgtgcaacaggccccaggtgTCATGTTCCCCCAAAATTCTGGAGGATGCAATCAACATAATTGGTTGCACCTGTGTTCACATGGGCCTGGCGTGTGTTCAGTGAGGTGAAACGTTCAGAACATTTCAGGACGTAACAGCGCTAACGCGATTCCCTGGCCTATTATATACAGACAAGAATATGTTTTAATCTACACAATACATCCCTATTGAAAAATACTGTAATGTTGCACTCTTCTGAACGGGTCCTGAATTAGATGCACCTGTTGAGATAGCAACAGGCACATCTAATATGCTAATCAAGGGGATCTCTGACCACAGTGTGCTATTTAACAACTAGAGGAGCAAGAGGTTTATCAAACAAggcttttttttttaattgatctTTTTACCTTGGACTCTTTTTCAGTTACAATCTACCACAATCTGATTGTGCTGTCGTGTGTCATATGTTGGTTGCTGGCCAGCAATAATGTCATTTACTTTAAGACTTAATTCGAGGTATGTTCTTTTCTTAATCAAGTAACTTCAGACTATTGCCTAATACTTTGTGTACTATGATAACAATGAGAAATTGACTTGTCTTTCAGTAATGAATTCAAACGTTCTTTTTTGTCCTACAGACTTCTGTTCCTGTGTCTGGTATTCGCTACTGTGGAAGTCAGTTCATGTTTATCAAGGGGTAAGAGTAATAAGCATGATAACGTTTCTATTTTTAACTTGTTACACAGAAAGTGAATGTTCTTTTCGGGTCATATCTATGTCCGTGAAGTTTTTGTTTGTCATAGACTTCAATACGTGAGTTGGGTGAATTGTTAACAATATCCAGCTGCCCAGGGTTATTGCTCAGAATCTATCCTTACATAACCTGTGTGCTTGACCTCATATCTTGTGATGTGAAATTGTTTTGAGGAGATATGATTTAGACTGTTTGGAAACCACATGCTCCGTGAACTTCCATAGCTGCTGTTACTTTATTAGTAAGCATACATATTAAATGTAAGGACAAGCCAACTTCTAAATATTATATTTAGGGCTCAGCATTTTTTTCTTCTCTCAGTCCAAATAATCTGACTAGGAAACTGCACTACCAACATGTCCATTTTTATCAAATTCAGTGATGCAATTGATGTGAGGTTGTAGTTCACTTcccaacaattttactgagttacagttcatataaggaaatctgtcAAATTCACTAGGCCTTAGTctgtatttcacatgactgggaatacaggtaccttttttaaaaaggtaggggcatggctcagaaaaccagtcagtatctggtgtgaccaccatttgcttcatgcagcACAACAGCTCCTTCACATAGTTGCTCAGGCTgattgaagagtgggacaacattccacaatggCTGTGTGATGTTGCTGGGTATtgtcaggaactggaacacgctgttgtacatgtcaaaccagagcatcccaaacatgctcaatgggtgacatgtctgaatatacaggccatggaagaactgggacattttgtgtacagatccttgtgacatggggctgtgcattatcatgctgaaacatgttgATGGTGGGGGATCAATggtatgacaatgggcctcaggatctcatggtatctctgtgcattcacatggggcactctgttcacattgATAAACTgcttgcccacacaacgccatacacgctatctgcccagtacagttgaaaccggcattcatccgtgaagagcacggggaggggggggttgtgcaaacccagtttcatcagctgtctgtgtggcTGGTCTCTGATGAccatgcaggtgaagaagctggatgtggaggccTAGGCTGGTATGGttacgtggtctgtggttgttatGCTGGTTGTacatactgtcaaattctctaaaacgacggcggtggcttatggtagagaaattaacattccttCCTCTGGTAACTGTTTTGGTGGACAATCCTGCAGtccgcatgccaattgcactcacCCTAGAAAcacaaggccactctaaaatgtgcagttctgtcacatcaacacaatgccacatgtcttattgtccccagcacaaggtgcacctgtataatgatcatgctgtttaatcagcttcttgatatgccacacctgtccggtggatggattatcttggcaaaggacaaatGCTATTTTACAGGAATGAGAACAAATTTGAGAAATAAGTTGTTTTTGACACTTCTGGGATCTGTTATTTCAGGACATGGGGATACCACTTTACATGTTACatcttatatttttgttcagtgtatttagaCATGACATTCATTAATAATACTGAATTGCACTCTTATTTCCCTGTAGGCAGGCGAGCAGTACACGAACAGAGAAGTTCTCTCGGTACACAGGGCCCAAGAAAATGGAGGACTTTCAACAACCCTTACACATTTAGCCAGAGCCATAGCCTTGGCCCAAGCCAACCGGTCCCCAGTAGTGTCCAACCTGACCAGGCTCAGATTGTCTTCAGCCTGAGACCGGGAGTCCAGACTGGGAGAGAAGGTTCCCCTGATGGTGAGGAGTCTCTGCCTTCCAGCAGTCAATCTAACAGATTTTCAAGCAGCTCAGTGCCCAGTAAGACTGTCCATTTTCGTACCTACCCTTCTAGTGGCCTAGTTAGCCCACTTGTCCCCAGAACCTGGGGTGCCTCTGGTACTTTTCATTCAGTCTCAAACCCTATGACCCAAAGAAGCCATGTTACCACCAGTAGTTCGCAATCTGCCAGGAACACATTTGGCTCTCCTGTTGTTGACGACAACCCCATCCCAGCCCAACAGGCTGAAAACCCTGTGAGCAAGAATGAGAGATCCAAATACAGGACGTTTCTGTCTTCCTACCTCTTCAGGGAATCCCAATCCACTTCCAGCACCTCTGAAACCACTCACAAGGGCCCTAGTGAAGGAGTGAAGACCATTAGCAGACTTGGTGCTGCCTCTGCTACCCAAAGTGAAGGAAACTCCAGTGTTCATGGGTCTGGAAGATCCACACATGTCCAAAGGGGTTATGGCTACATAGGCTCTCAGTTGTACCCTACAGCCATTAAGTCTGCCAATGGACAACAAGTGCACCCACCAACCCTGAGCCAATCCGGTTCTTCTAAAGTAGATGCTACCAGTGAAGCCCAACATGCTTCTAGTATCAACAAACCCTTCCATCACAGTGCTAACTTTGCTCAAAGTGGAGGTAGCCCTAGTAGCTATTTCCTGGGTGAAATGGCTGATACTCAGGCTAAAAGTGCTTTCAGCAGAATTCAACCTCTTATTAGATTTGGCTCTTTCTGGAACACAATGGCCCCCACTGCAACTCAACCCACCCAAAGTCCCTCTGAGCCTGCAGAGAGAGAAACTGCCCCTGACCAGTCTTTGAAAACCAGGAGTGGCTATGTCCTTTGGAAGAAACCTGGGCTAAGCAGCTCATCCAGTGGTCAGTACGGGTTAGCCACCGGTGGTTACAAACCTGGAAAATCCACAAATGTCAATACACTCGGAGGGTTCCAATACCAAGATCCCAAAAAAACATTGGCTCCCATCGTGAGTGACGATGACATACCCTCTGTTGCTATCAGAACTTCAGTCAACACAAACACTGCAAAGAGTCAGGGTACTGGCTGGAGAAATAGTCATGGTATACCTAGGGGCATGATAATGAGTTCTGTCAGTGGGTAtccagatgtatacagaaagTATAGCTTTGCCCCTAGAATTCGAGTAGCTTCCACTACAACTTCCTCTGCCCAAAGCGATACTCTAGCcccaatgacattcaaatcaggtCCACGAGAAGTCCAACTTGCGTCCATAGAAGACGACCTAGACTCTAACCGCCTGCATGCCTCCAGCAATGTCCAGTCTTCAGAAGTGCAGACTACTACCACTGACATGTCTGGCTCTACCACGAGATCCGGTAGGCCTTGGTTTCTTAGATCTAGCGAGGATAACGAGGCTAAAATCGGCCATGTTTTCAAGGGATCCCAAACAACCCTACTACAATCTCCCCAGAGTGAGAGTCTAAAACATGTTCAGCCAACTTTTAGTCTGCCCGGCAACAATGTTTTCCATGACCGTTTGACTGCAGGAGAGGCTAAACCTGGTCCAACAAGCTCGGCCCCTCTCAAGCCTAAAGCTAGATTCAACGTGTTTGGGTCTGTAATTTACAGACTGCCCAAAGTTTCCAGATCCAAACAGAATGAATGTGTTCTGGGCATAAAGATCCCAGGTGAAACTAGGCCCTCGGGCAGCAATGTATCTGCCCCTGCTGAAATCCAGCCCACCTCCATTACTTTAACAGCCAGTCGGAGCCAAAATGTCCTCCGTAAAGAAACTTCTCAAAGCAGTGACTCATTTCACAAAACTGTGAATCATTCTAGTTATGAAGAACCCAAGTCTCACCCACGTGACTCGGATAGAAATGAAATGACACGCAATCCTTTTAGGTTCATATCTGGTAAACTCTCAGAAAGCCAGAATAGCTATGCTTTCATGGGCTTCCAAAAACCTATAAGCAAAGCAGGATCAACCCAAGACAAGGATGCTGGTCTCTGTGCACAAACAGTGCCTCCCATCAACAAAGCGCATCCACCCCCAGTTGTGCCCACCTCTGCCCCCAGTGTCCACCCAAGCCCTCCCAGAATCCAAGTTCAACCAGGCCTAAGCATCACTGAACTCACAGAGAGTCGCAAACCCACCAGCAGCGTTGTAAAGGGCAGACGTATGAAGGTGAATCGCGTGCAGAGCCAACATAGTATTTCACCTTCGAACGACACCGCCTCCCAACCAGCCAAGCCCCAAACTATGAGGTTCAAGGCTATCCCATTTGCTGATATCCTAGGAAGTGCCTCTTTCAGTGGAATCCAACCCAGGGGAAGCTCCAGACACAGTGTTCAGTCAACATCCAATACCCCAGCATCAGGTGAAGATGGTGGCGCACTGGACAAAGACCAACCAACACCGAGGGTTGGGGTCACCCCAAGGTGAAGGAGGGGACCCCGAGGCCTTGCCATTCCCCAGTGCTGCTGCCTCGAGTGGAGAGGGGGATGTGGGTAGTGTCATAGGGGCTGTTCAAAGTGGTAGGGGACTTTAGTAGTTTGGGAGCCATGAGGAAAGAACTTAACTAATTGAGGGTGTCTGCAGGTAATCTTTCCTTGACGTCAGTCCGGTTTGAATTCATGAACAACGTGACCTGACCCCATAGCCCTGCTCTCAAGTATTTATTCAGAACATGGTTGTGCTTGTAAATGTGATAATTTATAATAAATATTCATACTTAAAAAAATGTGTTCTCTTTTAATGCAGACTTGCCATTGGGTTGAAACCTAACAATTCAGTGTAGACCAACAGGATTGCAGCATGGTTAAACGTTTGTACAGGTGACACCATAAGTGTTAATGTTATATGTGATGTTAGACTTTCTCTTTGGGAAGAATGTACTTTATGTTGACTCAACCATATTCCCCAATAGCTTTTTAGTCTCGATTGTCCATTTTATCTGGTTAGCCACATCTGACACTGGTTTAGCGGCTTATAAATATAGGATGTATTAACCAGCAATTACCCACTTCGAGTGCTGACATCTCAAGGACAAAATACAGTAAATTAAGtagtgatttttattttattttttacatctcACCCCAAGAAGCCCATTCTAAtctaaaactagtgcactacataggggagaAGGGTACCATTTAGGATGCACTCATGGTCCACTGTACATAACATTAGGGTTGTttggaaaaaaaatatttagattTTGTCATGGGGAGTATTAGTTAGGGGAAATTGGAATTTTGTTGTTAAAATGATAGTTTACCCATCTGAGTCCCTTTTAGCCAGAGGACCTACACAATCTACGGACATACTTTCTCTCCAGTCTCTGCTTGAGGGTTTGGCATAATGGTCCCTTGACAAAACCACATGGGAAAACGTTTGCTTTTTAATGATGACTGTTCTTTTGGATGATGCCAAAAGTCTCGTTTTACAATGTCTATCACAAAGTCTGTAAATGTGTTTTATGTTCACTTGACCTTGCTGCTAGAGGAAGGGGAGAACGAAACAATAGTTGGAAAGGTTGAAATACATCTGTCATAAGAACATGAACAATGATTAATGTCAAGAGCCAATCCCCCCCGAGTTCTAGGTCACATACATATTCAGTAAACCTGATACCCAGATTGTAATCAGTGACGTTCTTGACATGCATACAGTGGAGTAATAGCTGTCTAGACTTGTTGGACTCAATGATTTGAAGTGCACTTACTGCAAGTACCTAGTTAGCTCACTAGGTGGCGTGTGACACTATTAAAAACCAAAGGCATATTTTTTCCAGTTCCCCTTGGTTTCCCCAGTGTAAGAAGTGTGATGTTAGTGCTTACTTACTACAGGAATCTGTAGAAGTAGAGAAAGGGAACTCAAATATGAAACTATAAAACACATTCACTGTACATAACACTTCATGGATACCAAACATTATTGTTGGATTAGTCATAGTGCTACTTAGTTTCTTATTTTCTTATATCTTGTGTTTTTGTTCCAACTTAtttttagtattacattgttatagATTACTGTATTATTGGGGTTAGAGCTAGCAaaaaaaggcatttcactgtacttgtggaTGTGACACTAACTTTGAaactacattgaacaaaaatataaatgcaatgtGAAGTGCTGGTCccagctgaaataaaatatctctGAAATGTACCATatgtacaaaaagcttatttctctcaatgtgtgcacaaatttgtttacatccctgttggtgcGCATTCGACCCTTTGTCAAGAtagtccatccacctgacaggtgtggcatatcatgaAGCTTACAGCGTGATCATTAGTTAGCCCACTAGGCAA
Protein-coding sequences here:
- the LOC115138066 gene encoding putative nuclease HARBI1, with amino-acid sequence MSSSPSRATEDSVTSKRSSIGLQMVCNADCVISNVVAKWPGSVHDSRIFRASEIYQCLSQGEFSGVLLGDRGYGCQPFLLTPFTDPQEAQQAYNHAHARTRARVEMTFGLLKARFHCLHKLRVSPVRACDITVACAVLHNVACLRKERAPRVPPAMDWDNPAIFPDDDSGRLLRDQYVLNYFS